One region of Polynucleobacter sp. MWH-Aus1W21 genomic DNA includes:
- a CDS encoding SET domain-containing protein — MADKKLKPPKVDRSSIVVKSSPIHGKGVFVAKPIKKGEAIIEYKGERISWKLAEKRHPHDPKDPNHTFYFSLEDGRVIDAKYGGNAARWINHSCKPSCETREDTFDGEPRVFVYAKRALKVGEELFYDYSLDIEGKITKQMKKDYECRCGAKKCRGTMLATKEK, encoded by the coding sequence ATGGCTGACAAAAAACTAAAACCACCAAAGGTGGACAGATCTTCTATTGTTGTTAAATCCTCCCCAATACATGGCAAAGGTGTTTTTGTTGCGAAGCCAATTAAGAAAGGTGAAGCAATCATCGAATACAAGGGTGAGCGCATCAGCTGGAAGTTGGCTGAAAAGCGTCATCCACATGATCCCAAAGACCCCAACCATACCTTTTACTTTTCATTGGAAGATGGTCGTGTAATCGATGCAAAGTACGGCGGCAATGCTGCGCGCTGGATTAACCACTCATGTAAGCCTAGCTGCGAAACCCGTGAGGACACCTTTGACGGCGAGCCAAGAGTGTTTGTTTATGCAAAGCGCGCCCTCAAGGTTGGCGAAGAGTTGTTTTATGACTATTCACTAGATATCGAGGGAAAAATTACCAAGCAAATGAAAAAAGATTACGAGTGTCGCTGTGGCGCCAAAAAGTGTCGCGGCACCATGTTGGCGACAAAAGAGAAGTAA
- a CDS encoding ABC transporter substrate-binding protein, with translation MKLKQITACLVAATMFGSNPVFAQSAPKVSGDVIKIGVLTDLSSTYSDLAGPGAVIAAKMAIADFSKDGTVIGKKIELVSADHQNKADIAANKAREWYDKDGVDVIVELVSTNVALAVMEVAEQKNKITLVSGAASLPITNEKCTANNVHWTYDTYALSNGTAKAVVKQGKKNWYFLTADYAFGAALEKDSTNVVNANGGKVLGTSKHPFPNSDFSSYLLKAQASGADVVALANAGQDTINSVKQASEFGINKKQTVVPLLMFITDVHSLGLNAAQGMYLTEGFYWDKDDKTRAFAKRFILQHKRMPSSVQAGVYSSVLAYLNAVQKAGTDDTQAVMKALKSTNIDDGLFKGKIRADGKFEHDMYLLEVKKPSESKSPWDYYNVKAVIPAAEATQPLSLSRCKLVTNK, from the coding sequence ATGAAGTTAAAGCAAATAACCGCGTGTCTGGTTGCGGCGACCATGTTTGGTTCAAACCCAGTGTTTGCACAAAGCGCGCCGAAGGTTAGTGGCGATGTTATTAAGATTGGCGTGTTGACCGATCTTTCCTCAACCTATTCTGACTTGGCCGGCCCGGGTGCTGTAATTGCGGCAAAGATGGCGATTGCAGATTTTTCTAAAGACGGTACTGTAATCGGTAAGAAGATTGAGTTAGTTAGCGCCGATCACCAGAACAAGGCTGATATTGCTGCAAACAAGGCTCGCGAGTGGTACGACAAAGACGGTGTAGACGTTATTGTTGAGTTGGTTTCAACCAATGTTGCTTTGGCTGTAATGGAGGTTGCCGAACAAAAGAACAAGATTACTTTGGTTTCTGGCGCAGCTTCTTTGCCAATCACCAATGAGAAATGTACCGCTAATAACGTACATTGGACTTATGACACTTATGCGCTCTCTAACGGCACAGCAAAAGCGGTTGTAAAGCAAGGCAAAAAGAATTGGTACTTCCTTACTGCTGACTACGCTTTTGGCGCAGCTTTGGAAAAAGACTCAACTAACGTTGTTAATGCGAACGGCGGTAAGGTTTTAGGAACCAGCAAGCACCCGTTCCCAAACAGCGACTTTTCTTCTTATCTCTTGAAGGCTCAAGCCAGTGGTGCTGACGTAGTTGCTTTGGCAAACGCTGGGCAAGACACCATCAACAGTGTTAAGCAGGCCTCCGAGTTTGGTATCAATAAAAAGCAAACCGTTGTGCCTTTGTTGATGTTTATTACTGACGTTCACTCTCTAGGTTTGAATGCTGCACAAGGTATGTACCTTACAGAGGGCTTCTACTGGGATAAAGACGACAAGACACGTGCTTTTGCAAAACGTTTCATCTTGCAACATAAGCGTATGCCATCAAGCGTTCAGGCAGGTGTTTACTCATCTGTTCTTGCTTATTTAAATGCCGTACAAAAAGCTGGTACCGACGATACCCAGGCTGTAATGAAGGCTCTGAAATCTACAAACATCGATGATGGTCTTTTCAAAGGCAAGATTCGTGCTGATGGTAAGTTTGAGCATGACATGTACTTGCTAGAAGTGAAGAAGCCATCTGAATCTAAGAGCCCATGGGATTATTACAACGTCAAGGCAGTTATTCCTGCTGCTGAAGCGACTCAACCACTTTCATTGTCACGATGCAAGCTGGTTACTAACAAGTAA
- a CDS encoding ABC transporter ATP-binding protein, with product MRLQETILKTIGLGKSFKGFSAVTDVNLDVTRGTIHALIGPNGAGKTTCFNLLTKFLEPSSGQILFNGFNITNEAPAQIARRGVIRSFQISAVFPHLTVIENVRVALQRGLGTEFHFWKSGNSLNVLNERALELLHEVGLEGFANEETLNLAYGRKRALEIATTLAMEPELMLLDEPTQGMGHEDVERVTELIDRVAKGRTILMVEHNMKVVSSIADRITVLQRGSVLAEGSYHEVSNNPLVVEAYMGSHGGDNL from the coding sequence ATGAGATTGCAAGAAACGATATTAAAAACAATTGGGCTGGGAAAATCCTTCAAAGGTTTTTCTGCGGTCACTGATGTGAACCTGGATGTCACTCGGGGAACCATTCACGCTTTGATTGGACCGAACGGCGCCGGTAAAACAACCTGCTTTAACTTGCTTACTAAATTTTTAGAGCCTAGTAGCGGTCAAATCCTATTTAATGGTTTTAATATTACCAACGAGGCTCCAGCACAAATTGCGCGGCGCGGCGTTATTCGATCTTTTCAAATTTCAGCGGTTTTCCCCCATCTGACGGTTATTGAGAACGTTCGTGTTGCACTGCAGCGAGGATTGGGAACCGAATTCCATTTTTGGAAGTCCGGTAACTCCTTAAATGTTTTAAACGAGCGTGCGCTAGAGCTTCTTCATGAAGTTGGGTTGGAAGGTTTTGCGAACGAAGAAACTCTAAACCTGGCATATGGCCGCAAGCGTGCGCTTGAAATTGCAACCACATTGGCCATGGAGCCGGAGTTAATGCTCTTAGATGAGCCGACTCAGGGCATGGGTCACGAGGATGTCGAGCGCGTAACCGAATTAATTGATCGTGTTGCCAAAGGGCGGACGATTCTCATGGTTGAGCACAACATGAAGGTGGTTTCTTCTATTGCTGACCGAATTACCGTATTGCAGCGCGGCTCAGTTTTGGCTGAGGGTTCTTATCATGAGGTTTCTAACAACCCATTGGTTGTTGAGGCCTATATGGGAAGCCATGGGGGAGACAACCTATGA
- the dnaN gene encoding DNA polymerase III subunit beta, whose translation MQLVNTSRDNLLKPLQVVSGIVERRHTLPILANLLFKKVGEKVSFISTDIEIQITTNANFGVGSEDVTTTVAARKLLDILRALPEGPVSLNLKDNKMVVQSGKSRFSLQTLSATEFPVMQSVGEVTAAWKMSQKSFRQLISQVHFSMAQQDIRYYLNGMLLVIEGKDVVAVATDGHRLAYSQVELAEAPSGSGQKQEIIIPRKTILECQHLLEDSDESLEISLTANQVKFSFGDIELISKLVEGKFPDFQRVIPKGQKNSLVVGRDALQSALQRAAILTTDKFKGVRFSLSPNRITIQSTNAEQEEAQEEIETEYAGDAVEIGFNVSYLLDVLSNLKNEKIQISLGDANSSAVITLPGSESFKYVVMPMRI comes from the coding sequence ATGCAACTCGTTAACACTTCACGCGATAACTTACTAAAACCTCTTCAGGTTGTTAGTGGAATTGTTGAACGTAGACATACATTGCCAATTTTGGCAAACCTACTGTTTAAAAAAGTAGGCGAAAAAGTTTCTTTTATCTCTACCGATATTGAAATACAAATTACAACTAATGCCAATTTTGGTGTTGGTTCTGAAGACGTAACGACCACTGTTGCTGCAAGAAAATTGTTGGATATTTTGCGTGCCTTACCTGAGGGCCCGGTTTCTTTAAACCTTAAAGATAACAAGATGGTTGTGCAGAGTGGAAAGAGCCGCTTTTCTTTGCAAACACTATCTGCAACTGAGTTTCCTGTGATGCAAAGCGTTGGTGAAGTTACTGCTGCATGGAAGATGTCTCAAAAAAGCTTCCGTCAACTAATTAGCCAAGTGCACTTTTCAATGGCTCAACAAGATATTCGTTACTACTTGAATGGTATGTTGTTGGTGATTGAGGGTAAAGATGTTGTTGCTGTTGCAACAGATGGCCATCGTCTTGCTTATTCACAGGTTGAGTTGGCTGAGGCGCCATCTGGTTCAGGTCAGAAACAAGAAATCATCATTCCACGTAAAACTATTTTGGAGTGTCAGCACTTATTGGAAGATTCTGATGAGTCACTTGAGATTAGCTTGACTGCAAACCAAGTGAAGTTTTCTTTTGGCGATATTGAATTAATTTCCAAACTGGTTGAAGGTAAATTCCCAGACTTCCAAAGGGTGATTCCTAAGGGTCAGAAAAATTCACTGGTGGTTGGTAGGGATGCACTGCAATCCGCCCTTCAACGTGCCGCCATTTTGACAACCGATAAGTTCAAAGGTGTTCGGTTTTCTTTATCCCCTAATCGCATCACAATTCAATCAACTAACGCTGAACAAGAAGAGGCGCAAGAAGAGATTGAAACCGAGTACGCTGGTGATGCAGTGGAGATTGGGTTTAATGTAAGTTATTTACTTGATGTTTTATCAAACCTTAAGAACGAAAAGATTCAAATTAGTTTGGGTGATGCAAATAGTAGTGCTGTGATTACTCTGCCTGGCTCAGAGAGCTTTAAGTATGTTGTGATGCCAATGCGTATTTAA
- the gyrB gene encoding DNA topoisomerase (ATP-hydrolyzing) subunit B: protein MTEEKKVVEQYGAASIQILEGLEAVRKRPGMYIGDTSDGTGLHHLVFEVLDNSIDEALAGYCSEITVVIQTDNSISIVDNGRGVPTGIKYDDKHEPKRSAAEIVMTELHAGGKFDQNSYKVSGGLHGVGVSCVNALSKWLKLTIRRDGKAHYMEFARGVIQNRNVVDENGVLVSPITVTGDTELSGTEVHFLADEEIFGNVEFHYEILVKRIRELSFLNNGVHIRLIDQRTGQEEDFAFSGGVKGFVEYINQTKNVLHPNIFYAEGVRPSDLGGQITAEVSMQWNDSFSEQVLCFTNNIPQRDGGTHLTGLRAAMTRVINKYIDENEVAKKAKVEISGDDMREGLACVLSVKVPEPKFSSQTKDKLVSSEVRGPVEEIVAEALSAYLQERPADAKILCGKIVDAARAREAARKARDMTRRKGALDGLGLPGKLADCQEKDPSKSELFIVEGDSAGGSAKQGRDRRFQAILPLKGKILNVEKARFDKMLASQEVVTLITVLGTGIGIEEYKADKLRYHRIIIMTDADVDGSHIRTLLLTFFYRQMPELIERGHIYIAQPPLYKVKFGKSEQYIKDDNELNQLLLKIALETASLQTPSGEVIEGAALNELAKHYQVIQSIVDRLSRTIDEDALRAIASGTSLNLDTEKSANESADRLRQALADSLNPLAVAPEIIVQKEDRTERFRLLLSRRIHGNLKLSSINSDFVHGDDYQSLANAAAVLSGKVVSGSKVRRGDPDKNQKEQTIGDFRAAFAWLLSEAERVLSRQRYKGLGEMNPSQLWETTMDASSRTLLQVKIEDAIAADQVFTTLMGDEVEPRRAFIEKNALIARNLDV from the coding sequence ATGACTGAAGAAAAAAAAGTAGTAGAGCAGTACGGCGCTGCATCGATTCAAATCCTAGAGGGTCTTGAGGCTGTTCGTAAACGTCCTGGTATGTACATCGGAGATACCTCTGATGGAACTGGTTTACACCACCTTGTTTTTGAGGTGTTGGATAACTCAATTGACGAAGCGCTAGCAGGGTATTGCTCTGAAATTACTGTAGTTATCCAAACTGACAACTCAATTTCTATTGTTGACAACGGGCGCGGTGTTCCTACAGGTATCAAATACGACGATAAGCATGAGCCTAAGCGAAGTGCTGCTGAAATCGTTATGACCGAACTACATGCAGGTGGTAAGTTCGACCAAAATAGTTATAAAGTTTCTGGTGGTCTACATGGTGTAGGTGTTAGTTGTGTAAACGCATTATCTAAATGGTTAAAGTTAACCATTCGTCGTGACGGTAAAGCGCATTACATGGAATTTGCCCGTGGCGTTATTCAAAACCGTAATGTTGTAGATGAGAACGGCGTTTTGGTTTCCCCAATTACCGTTACAGGTGATACAGAGCTTTCCGGAACTGAAGTTCATTTCTTGGCTGACGAAGAAATTTTTGGAAACGTAGAATTCCATTATGAAATTTTGGTGAAGCGCATTCGCGAACTTTCATTTTTAAATAATGGCGTTCACATTAGGTTGATTGATCAGCGTACAGGTCAAGAAGAGGACTTTGCTTTCTCTGGCGGCGTTAAAGGCTTTGTTGAATACATTAATCAAACTAAAAACGTATTACACCCCAATATTTTTTACGCTGAAGGTGTTCGCCCATCTGACCTGGGTGGACAAATTACTGCTGAAGTATCAATGCAGTGGAATGACAGCTTTAGCGAACAGGTACTTTGTTTTACCAACAACATTCCCCAAAGGGACGGTGGTACACACTTAACTGGTTTGCGCGCCGCAATGACACGCGTCATCAACAAATACATTGATGAGAATGAGGTTGCTAAAAAAGCAAAGGTAGAAATTTCTGGTGATGATATGCGCGAAGGTTTGGCATGCGTATTGTCGGTAAAAGTTCCTGAGCCAAAATTCTCAAGCCAAACCAAAGACAAGCTGGTTTCAAGCGAGGTTCGTGGACCGGTAGAAGAAATCGTTGCTGAGGCTTTAAGTGCTTATTTGCAAGAGCGCCCAGCGGACGCAAAGATTTTGTGCGGCAAGATTGTTGACGCAGCTCGCGCTCGTGAAGCGGCGCGCAAAGCGCGAGATATGACCCGTCGCAAGGGCGCATTAGATGGATTGGGCTTACCCGGAAAGTTGGCTGATTGCCAAGAAAAAGACCCATCAAAGTCTGAATTATTTATTGTTGAGGGCGACTCTGCGGGCGGCTCTGCTAAGCAAGGGCGTGATCGTCGCTTCCAGGCGATTCTGCCTCTAAAAGGCAAAATCTTAAACGTTGAAAAAGCTCGTTTCGACAAAATGCTTGCAAGCCAGGAAGTGGTTACCTTAATTACCGTTCTTGGGACAGGCATTGGGATTGAAGAATACAAAGCGGATAAACTCCGTTATCACCGCATCATCATCATGACCGACGCGGACGTTGACGGTAGTCACATCCGCACACTTTTATTAACTTTCTTCTATAGACAGATGCCTGAGTTAATTGAGCGGGGCCATATTTATATTGCTCAACCACCTCTTTACAAAGTGAAGTTTGGTAAGAGCGAGCAATACATCAAAGATGACAACGAGCTAAATCAACTATTGTTGAAGATTGCCCTTGAAACCGCCTCTCTACAAACGCCATCTGGCGAAGTTATTGAGGGCGCCGCATTAAACGAGTTGGCAAAACATTATCAAGTGATTCAGTCGATTGTCGATCGTCTTTCTCGCACTATCGATGAAGATGCTTTGCGTGCTATTGCTTCAGGTACTTCATTAAATCTGGATACTGAAAAATCAGCAAACGAGTCTGCTGATCGTTTACGCCAAGCGCTTGCGGATTCTTTAAATCCACTGGCTGTGGCACCAGAAATTATTGTGCAAAAAGAAGACCGCACAGAGCGTTTCCGCTTACTGCTTTCCCGCCGCATTCATGGAAACCTCAAACTATCCTCCATTAACTCCGACTTTGTACATGGCGACGATTATCAAAGCCTTGCAAATGCTGCTGCAGTTTTGTCTGGCAAAGTTGTTTCAGGATCTAAAGTTCGTCGCGGCGACCCAGACAAAAACCAAAAAGAGCAAACCATTGGTGACTTTAGGGCTGCTTTTGCTTGGTTGCTGTCTGAAGCAGAGCGCGTACTAAGCCGTCAACGTTACAAAGGTCTTGGTGAGATGAATCCATCACAGCTGTGGGAAACCACGATGGATGCAAGCTCAAGAACGCTTTTGCAAGTAAAGATTGAAGATGCGATTGCTGCAGACCAAGTATTTACAACCCTAATGGGTGATGAGGTTGAACCTCGTCGAGCGTTTATTGAAAAGAACGCCCTGATTGCTCGTAACTTAGACGTATAA
- a CDS encoding branched-chain amino acid ABC transporter permease has protein sequence MFELLGITPQGLVAQLLVGLINGSFYAILSLGLAIIFGLLNIINFAHGAQYTMGAFIAWIGLTQISQWLGFPELSINYWFALIVVPLVLAGFGLILERTMLRRLYHLDHLYGLLLTFGLALIIEGMFRHWYGISGESYPAPEMLQGAIPLESLGIILPKYRVWVVIISLVVCFSTWYVIERTKLGAYLRAGTENPKLLQAFGINVPLMISLAYAYGVGLAGFAGVLAAPIFQVNPLMGSNLIIVVFAVVVIGGMGSIMGAILTGLGLGLIEGLTKVFYPEASGVVIFVIMAIVLLVRPAGLFGREK, from the coding sequence ATGTTTGAACTTCTTGGAATTACCCCTCAAGGGCTGGTAGCCCAGCTCTTGGTGGGGCTTATTAATGGCTCGTTCTATGCCATATTGAGTTTGGGATTGGCCATTATTTTTGGCCTTCTCAACATTATTAATTTTGCGCATGGTGCTCAGTACACCATGGGCGCATTTATTGCTTGGATTGGTTTAACTCAAATCAGCCAATGGCTTGGCTTTCCTGAGCTATCAATCAATTATTGGTTTGCTTTAATTGTTGTCCCGTTGGTTTTGGCGGGCTTTGGTTTAATTCTTGAGCGCACGATGCTGCGCCGTCTGTATCACCTTGACCATTTATATGGCTTGTTATTAACGTTTGGATTGGCTCTAATTATTGAGGGTATGTTCCGTCATTGGTATGGAATTTCTGGTGAGAGCTATCCAGCCCCAGAGATGCTACAGGGCGCTATTCCTCTTGAGTCTCTGGGTATTATTTTGCCGAAGTATCGAGTGTGGGTGGTGATCATCTCTCTTGTGGTTTGTTTCTCTACCTGGTACGTGATTGAAAGAACAAAGTTAGGCGCCTATTTGCGTGCTGGAACCGAAAATCCTAAATTACTACAGGCTTTCGGTATCAATGTTCCCTTGATGATTTCTTTGGCCTATGCCTATGGCGTTGGCCTGGCTGGTTTTGCTGGTGTTTTAGCTGCCCCTATTTTTCAAGTAAACCCATTAATGGGCTCCAACCTCATCATCGTTGTTTTTGCGGTTGTGGTGATTGGCGGCATGGGCTCCATCATGGGCGCCATCTTGACAGGTTTAGGTTTGGGCTTGATTGAAGGCCTGACCAAAGTCTTTTATCCAGAAGCTTCTGGCGTCGTGATTTTTGTGATCATGGCAATTGTTTTGTTGGTTCGTCCTGCTGGACTGTTTGGGCGGGAGAAATAA
- a CDS encoding DUF3717 domain-containing protein, which translates to MSMLFVTIQELEAAINYWRSQSPSEGDELRLCPEASALAKPYALMIVQGAQRVPVDVLDDMARSAIQQFQKIA; encoded by the coding sequence ATTTCTATGTTGTTTGTAACAATTCAAGAGCTAGAGGCAGCAATCAATTATTGGCGCAGCCAATCACCGTCAGAGGGCGATGAGTTGCGCCTTTGTCCAGAGGCCTCAGCCCTTGCCAAGCCTTACGCTCTCATGATTGTGCAGGGTGCCCAACGCGTGCCAGTCGATGTTCTCGATGACATGGCTCGTTCTGCAATTCAACAATTTCAAAAAATAGCTTAA
- a CDS encoding ABC transporter ATP-binding protein, giving the protein MSTMALEVKNLESWYGESHILHGVNFAVRDGEVVTLLGRNGAGRSTILKTILGLTSKRTGSVEVYGTQTISMPTYKIARLGVGFCPEERGIFASLSTEENLLLLPEIAPGGMGLDEIYEMFPNLYERRNSPGTRLSGGEQQMLAMARILRTGAKLLLLDEITEGLAPVIVQKLGEVVTSLRNKGFTIVLVEQNFRFAAPLADRHYVVEHGNVVEVVNQNELAEKAALLNEYLGV; this is encoded by the coding sequence ATGAGCACCATGGCATTAGAGGTAAAAAATCTAGAGTCTTGGTATGGCGAGTCGCACATATTGCACGGCGTTAATTTTGCCGTGCGAGATGGCGAAGTGGTGACCTTGCTTGGTAGAAATGGCGCCGGAAGAAGCACCATTCTGAAAACCATTCTTGGTTTAACTAGCAAGAGAACTGGTTCGGTAGAGGTTTATGGAACACAAACAATTTCGATGCCCACCTACAAGATTGCGCGCCTGGGCGTTGGTTTTTGTCCCGAAGAGAGAGGGATTTTTGCAAGCTTAAGCACTGAAGAGAATTTGTTGCTTTTGCCGGAGATCGCTCCTGGCGGCATGGGTTTGGACGAAATTTATGAAATGTTCCCCAATCTCTATGAGAGAAGAAACAGCCCCGGCACACGTTTGTCTGGTGGTGAGCAACAAATGCTGGCAATGGCGCGAATCTTAAGAACCGGCGCCAAGCTTCTGTTGCTTGATGAAATTACTGAAGGTTTAGCCCCAGTGATTGTGCAAAAGCTTGGCGAGGTTGTAACCAGTTTGCGCAATAAGGGGTTCACTATTGTGTTGGTTGAACAGAATTTCCGTTTTGCGGCACCCTTGGCTGATCGTCATTATGTTGTTGAACATGGAAATGTGGTTGAGGTTGTAAATCAGAATGAGCTTGCTGAAAAAGCAGCTTTATTAAATGAGTATCTTGGTGTTTAG
- the dnaA gene encoding chromosomal replication initiator protein DnaA — translation MSNLHNPPALNSISPLGFWDDAIGILSRELSPQQFKTWIQPLTLLSFIESDDSLTIGAPNRFKLDWIKKTFADRFQELASQYFGRPINVGFTLATEASPESKTTTAPDEVQQKVVALEVMEPVASVEEGGFEIEDHSKLNPNLTFETFVTGKANQLARAASIQVAHNPGTSYNPMFLYGGVGLGKTHLIHAIGNHLLKEKPNARIRYIHAEQYVSDVVRAYQQKAFDRFKRYYHSLDLLLIDDIQFFSGKSRTQEEFFYAFEALLSNKSQVIITSDTYPKEMAGIDDRLISRFDSGLTVAIEPPELEMRVAILMKKAINEGIPMSEDVAFFVAKHLRSNVRELEGALRKILAFVRFHGKEVTIEVARTALKDLLSIQNRQISVENIQKAVADFYSIKVADMYSKKRPANIARPRQIAMFMAKELTQKSLPEIGELFGGRDHTTVLHAVRKIADERAHDSQLNHEIHVIEQTLKA, via the coding sequence ATGAGCAACTTACACAATCCCCCCGCCTTGAATTCAATCAGCCCACTGGGATTTTGGGATGATGCCATCGGCATTTTATCTCGCGAACTGTCGCCCCAACAGTTTAAAACATGGATTCAGCCCCTAACTTTATTGTCATTTATTGAAAGTGATGACTCACTAACAATAGGAGCGCCAAACCGCTTTAAGTTAGATTGGATTAAGAAAACTTTTGCCGACCGCTTTCAAGAGCTGGCATCTCAGTACTTTGGTCGCCCCATAAATGTAGGATTTACATTGGCGACCGAGGCCAGTCCAGAGAGCAAAACAACCACGGCACCCGACGAGGTACAACAAAAAGTGGTTGCCCTAGAGGTTATGGAACCCGTTGCTTCCGTTGAAGAAGGAGGTTTTGAGATTGAGGATCACTCAAAACTTAACCCAAACCTCACCTTCGAAACATTTGTAACCGGTAAGGCAAACCAGCTGGCAAGGGCCGCGTCAATTCAGGTGGCTCACAACCCCGGCACCTCATATAACCCCATGTTTTTATATGGTGGGGTGGGGCTAGGCAAAACCCATTTAATTCACGCCATTGGGAATCACCTTCTTAAAGAGAAGCCTAACGCCCGAATTCGCTACATACACGCAGAGCAGTATGTTTCTGACGTGGTGCGGGCTTATCAACAAAAAGCTTTCGACCGCTTTAAGCGCTACTACCATTCCTTAGACCTTCTATTAATTGACGATATTCAGTTTTTTAGCGGGAAATCCAGGACTCAAGAAGAGTTTTTCTATGCGTTTGAGGCCCTACTAAGCAATAAATCCCAGGTCATTATTACTAGCGACACCTACCCCAAAGAAATGGCGGGTATTGATGATCGACTTATATCCCGTTTTGATTCAGGCCTAACCGTGGCAATTGAACCGCCAGAGCTCGAAATGCGGGTTGCTATTTTGATGAAAAAAGCAATTAATGAGGGCATCCCCATGAGTGAGGATGTGGCTTTCTTTGTAGCAAAACACCTTCGATCAAACGTTAGAGAGCTTGAGGGGGCCTTAAGAAAAATTTTGGCTTTTGTACGTTTTCATGGCAAAGAGGTAACTATTGAGGTTGCTAGAACGGCGCTGAAGGACTTGCTGTCAATTCAAAACCGACAAATTTCTGTGGAAAACATCCAAAAAGCTGTTGCTGATTTTTACAGTATTAAGGTTGCGGATATGTATTCAAAGAAGCGCCCAGCAAACATAGCCAGACCCCGCCAAATCGCGATGTTTATGGCTAAGGAGTTGACACAAAAAAGTCTTCCAGAGATTGGGGAATTGTTCGGCGGCAGGGATCACACCACAGTTTTACATGCTGTTCGGAAGATTGCGGATGAGCGTGCGCACGATAGTCAACTGAACCATGAAATTCACGTTATTGAACAAACCTTGAAGGCTTAA
- a CDS encoding branched-chain amino acid ABC transporter permease: MNPKTKLLYGILVLIGLLLPFQDFIYLVFAMKVLCFALFACAFNLLLGFTGLLSFGHAAFFGTAAYITAYFCKEAGLSPELGIILGVVGSGVLGFLIGSLAIRRQGIYFAMVTLALSQMIYFLAVQLPFTGGEDGIQGVPRGMLFGFIDLKDDVAMYYFVLAVFLFGFALIMRAVHSPFGQVLKAIRENEPRAISLGYDVDRFKLMSFVISAALAGLAGSMKSLVFQLATLTDVHWHMSGEVVLMTLLGGMGTILGPVVGAGIVVGLQNYLANIGSWSTIATGFIFVICVLAFRRGVVGEIAAHFKNKN; encoded by the coding sequence ATGAATCCAAAAACAAAATTACTTTACGGAATTTTGGTCCTCATTGGTCTGTTATTACCATTCCAAGACTTTATTTATCTTGTGTTTGCGATGAAGGTTTTATGTTTCGCATTGTTTGCATGTGCATTTAATTTGCTTCTAGGTTTTACAGGCTTGCTGTCATTTGGCCATGCTGCATTCTTTGGAACGGCGGCTTACATCACCGCCTACTTTTGCAAAGAGGCGGGCCTTTCCCCTGAACTGGGGATTATCTTGGGTGTTGTTGGTTCGGGGGTTTTAGGTTTCTTAATTGGATCTTTGGCTATTCGTAGGCAAGGAATCTACTTTGCGATGGTGACCTTGGCTCTTTCGCAAATGATTTATTTTTTAGCTGTTCAACTACCTTTTACTGGTGGTGAGGATGGTATTCAAGGCGTGCCTCGTGGAATGTTATTTGGTTTTATCGACCTAAAAGATGACGTGGCGATGTACTACTTTGTGTTGGCGGTTTTCCTGTTTGGCTTCGCTTTGATCATGCGTGCAGTTCATTCCCCATTTGGTCAGGTTCTCAAGGCTATTCGTGAAAATGAGCCACGCGCAATTTCTTTGGGTTATGACGTCGATCGATTTAAATTAATGTCGTTTGTTATTTCTGCGGCATTAGCTGGCCTTGCTGGATCAATGAAGTCCTTGGTGTTTCAGCTTGCAACACTTACTGACGTTCATTGGCATATGTCGGGTGAAGTTGTATTGATGACTTTGCTTGGAGGAATGGGAACTATTCTTGGTCCAGTAGTTGGCGCAGGAATTGTCGTTGGTTTGCAAAACTATCTAGCCAACATTGGATCTTGGAGCACAATTGCTACCGGATTTATTTTTGTAATTTGCGTTCTAGCTTTCCGTCGCGGCGTTGTTGGTGAAATCGCTGCGCACTTCAAAAACAAAAACTAA